One Methanotorris formicicus Mc-S-70 DNA segment encodes these proteins:
- a CDS encoding 4Fe-4S binding protein, giving the protein MLQIKEEYDGILVISRDGVEKRVLTWNEHLCVGCGICYDICPTKAITLGPLGAIAKGLVDAPKLDIDENTYVLCGICAHGCPFDAMDLKINGKSIKRDERYPKIKRRDIKVYQEICVLCGQCEIVCPQGAIDVERELPPRKNLVLGEITINKDKCVLCGI; this is encoded by the coding sequence ATTTTGCAAATAAAAGAAGAATACGATGGAATATTGGTAATCTCAAGAGATGGTGTTGAGAAGAGGGTTTTAACATGGAACGAGCATTTATGTGTTGGTTGTGGTATTTGCTATGATATTTGCCCAACAAAAGCGATAACATTAGGACCGTTAGGGGCTATTGCAAAGGGACTTGTTGATGCCCCAAAGTTGGATATTGATGAAAATACTTATGTTTTGTGTGGAATTTGTGCTCATGGGTGCCCATTTGATGCCATGGATTTAAAAATTAATGGAAAATCAATAAAAAGAGATGAAAGATATCCAAAAATTAAAAGAAGAGACATCAAAGTTTATCAAGAAATCTGTGTTTTATGTGGACAGTGCGAAATCGTCTGTCCTCAAGGAGCAATTGATGTAGAGAGAGAACTTCCACCAAGAAAGAACCTAGTTCTTGGGGAAATTACTATAAACAAAGACAAATGTGTCTTATGTGGAATTTG